A stretch of Candidatus Sericytochromatia bacterium DNA encodes these proteins:
- a CDS encoding GNAT family N-acetyltransferase, with the protein METPLPHPPDPRLALLQDLGWRSVETGDAPRLARWLKRQPRCAPQVLQSRLSLLFESRLQDAMEMGQDAASLGFWVLEDQREEPLAILLARGAVEVFAPDMAAWPQVLGFLDCALPEVPALFGETPFVAYALSTLRQLPGRVTRDEPMQVLTLGRDGGRSGAIDPAFRPAQPGELAEVFDRGAAMREEEHGLPAGSMRTDGTLEHLANLLLKERVWVLEVDGQVVYQVEMGHQTTDWVSLEGAWTVPACRGRGFGHRGWQAACRAALERAPGVTAWTRETHFAQLRVMAEAGMQLCEPGWRLICWEPRS; encoded by the coding sequence ATGGAAACACCCTTGCCCCATCCCCCGGATCCGCGATTGGCCTTGCTGCAAGACTTGGGTTGGCGAAGCGTTGAGACGGGTGATGCGCCTCGGCTGGCGCGCTGGTTGAAACGTCAGCCTCGCTGCGCCCCGCAGGTTCTGCAATCACGCCTGAGCCTCTTGTTCGAGAGCAGATTGCAGGATGCCATGGAAATGGGGCAGGATGCCGCTTCGTTGGGGTTCTGGGTGCTTGAGGATCAACGGGAGGAACCCTTGGCCATCTTGCTCGCACGCGGCGCGGTGGAGGTTTTTGCGCCCGACATGGCGGCCTGGCCGCAGGTGCTTGGCTTTCTGGATTGCGCACTGCCCGAGGTACCGGCCCTGTTTGGAGAAACCCCATTTGTGGCCTATGCGCTGTCCACCTTGCGGCAACTGCCGGGGCGTGTGACGCGAGATGAGCCCATGCAGGTGTTGACCTTGGGGCGTGACGGGGGGCGGTCGGGTGCCATCGATCCCGCCTTCAGGCCGGCGCAGCCGGGTGAACTGGCCGAGGTGTTTGACCGGGGGGCTGCGATGCGGGAAGAGGAACACGGCTTGCCTGCTGGCAGTATGCGGACCGATGGAACCTTGGAGCACCTCGCCAACCTTCTCCTGAAGGAGCGAGTGTGGGTGCTGGAGGTTGATGGGCAAGTGGTTTACCAGGTAGAGATGGGTCACCAGACGACGGATTGGGTGTCGCTAGAGGGGGCCTGGACGGTTCCGGCCTGTCGCGGTCGTGGCTTCGGACATCGGGGCTGGCAGGCGGCTTGTCGCGCTGCGCTCGAACGGGCACCGGGGGTCACGGCCTGGACTCGCGAGACCCATTTCGCCCAGTTGCGCGTCATGGCCGAGGCCGGTATGCAGTTGTGCGAGCCAGGTTGGCGTCTGATCTGCTGGGAGCCGAGGAGCTGA